The genomic DNA GGCGGTGATCACCCCGACGCCGGCCAGCATGCCGCCGATGCCGATACCGGTGAACACCCGCAACGCGGCCAGCTGCCAGGCCGTGGCGGCCAGCGCCGACAGCGCCATGCCCACGGTCAGGATCGCCAGACAGCACATGATCATCGGCCGCCGTCCCCAACGATCAGCCAGCGGCGCCAGCAGGAAGGAGCCCAGCGCCATGCCGACCAGCCCGGCGCTGAGCATCATGCCCAGTGCCTTGCCGGAGAGTCCCCAGTCACTGGACACGTGGGGTGCGGTGAACGCCATCACCATCACGTCAAAGCCATCGAGCATGTTCAACAGCACGCAGATGGCGATGGCCGTCCACTGGAACGACGTCATTTTTTCCAGGACCAGCGGTGGGGCGGTTACGGAAGCACTGCTCATGCGGAATACCTGCGACGACACACGACGGAAAGGAGCTGGCAGGCGCGCTTCAACGGCCGGCCTGGCTGGATGCATGGATGACCTGCAGCACCGATTGCAGCTGCTCTACGTCGACCTGTCCGGGCGCGGAGGACGTGCCGATCATGCCGAAGGTCATCGCCTGGCCGAAGGTTTCCCCCGCCAGCCGCGAGACCACGCCGGTGCCGCCCATGGCCATCGTCAGCAACGGACGGTCACTCTGCTGGCGCACCTGCCAGGTGGCATCCAGCAGTGCCAGTACGTCACCGGCGTCGCGCGGCATCACCGCGATCTTCAGCACGTCCGCTCCCATCGCCTGCTGCCTGAGCAGGCGCGCCACGATTTCCTCGCGCGGTGGCGTGCCGTGGAAATCATGACTGGACATCACCACCTTGGCACCGGCCTGGTGCGCCGCGCTGACCAGTGACTGCACCACCTGCGGGTCACGGAACATCTCCACGTCCAGCATCTGCACGAAACCGCCGCGCAGCAGGGTGGCGTACAGCGCACCGTAGTCGGCATCGCGGATCGCCTTGCTGCCGCCCTCGGCCTGGGTGCGGAAGGTCACGATCAGCGGCTTGCCTGCCAACGCCTGCTCGATGCGCTTGCCGAGCGCGAGCAAGGCGGTGCCGTCGGTGGCGATGTCCAGGTAATCGATCCGCCACTCGGCGATATCGGTGGACGCGCTGGCGGCGATCACCGCAGCCTGCTGCAGTGCCTGCTCCGCCGTCGCCCCGGTAATCGGCACGATCGTCTTGGGCATGCCCTCGCCGATGCGCAGCGTGCCGATCTGCAACGGCGCCACCGCTGGCGGCGCGGCCTGTACCGCAGTAATCGAGGTGGCACAGGCCACGGTCAGCAGCAGGGGCGTCAGCGCGCGCATGGGAGTCACCAGGCAAGAAAAGAAACGCATCAGAAGGTCACCTTGGCCTGTACGCCGAGCGCCCAGGCGTTGTCGGTGCGGGTGTAGGCGAACGTGCCCGGATTGACGATGTACTGCACGTCCGGGCGGATCATCAGCCATGGATTGACCTGCACGCTGTAGGACAGCTCGAACAGTTCCTCGGCCTGGCTGAGGTGGTACAGCGACGAATCGCCGGGTACACCCGCCTCGACCAGCGTGGCGCGGCGGTCATCGATCAGGCGACGATTGATGTCAGCACCGACGTAACCCAGCGCGATGCTGTCCTGGGCCCGTGAGCCGATGCCCTGGTAGACACCGCCCACGGCATACCAGCGACGGATCTGCGCAGTATCGGTGTCGGAGACCATGTACTGGGCAAAGGCGGTCAGGCCCCGCTCCGGGTCACCGGCCTCACGGGTCAGACGCTGTTCGGCCAGCACGTAGCCGCCATGGCGGCCGGTGGTAGCGGTCGGTTCCAGGCCGCGCCGCGGCACGCGCGAGGTGTCGTAGTAACCGCCGAACTTGTAGACGCCGGGATGATTACCGCCCTTGCCGGGCGTCCAGGTCAGCTCTACCGGGAACAACGACCCGGTGGTGCCCGAAGCGAACGGTCGGAAGGCGTTGCGCTCGATGTTGCCGCCCAGGTTCGGATTGACCTGGAACCAGCCGGTGCGCACGTTCAGCGCCGGACTGACCTGCTGGGCGATCTCACCGCCCCAGCGCGCCACCGGGTAGTTGTACCAGCCGCTGTTGCCGGACATTGCCAACGGATGCGCGCAGAACGCCGCGTTGACGAAATGCGTCAACAGGCTGTGCAGCCCGAACTGGTTGCCCATCGCGTAATAGCCCAGCTTGAAATACGACTGGTCATCGGCGAATTTCTGGTCGTAACTGAGCTCGGTCAGGCGCGTGTACTGACCGCCGTAGGCTTCCTGGATCGGGAACCGGTTGCCGACGAAGTCGACCGAGGTGCTGCGCCCGCGGCGATCATTGAGGGTGACGTGCAGCATGCCGCCGTCCCACCCGGCCAACTTGCCCATGTCCAGGTCCATGCCCACGCGGACCTGCTGTGCGTAGCGCGCGCCGGTCTCACCGTAGCCGCCGTCGACCACGCCCATCGCTTCACCGACGTAGTCGCCGCGGAACGTGATGCCGCGCGCGGCGAGCTCGCTGCGCGTGCCGCCCCAGTCACCGGTGAGCGTCTGGCCGCTGTAGGCGTTGGCGGATTGCGCGCTGGCCAGCATCGGCATCAGGAGGGCGGCGACGGTGGCGGTGGTCCGCAGGCAGGAGGAAGTGGACGTCATCGAAAGGTTCCGGAAGGAGGTCATCAGCGCAGCGCCAGCGGCGCGCTCAACGGGGAGGTGGCGCCCAACGCGGACGTCACCGTCGCGGTGACAGTGGCGAGCCCGGCGCCGTCTGCCGCATCGGCCAGCGGCACCTCGAACCGCCCCTGCCCCTGCGCATCGGTGATCGCCTGCACCGTACCCAGCACGCGTTCGGCCTCGCTGCTGCCCTTTGCCGCGTTACCGAACAGTTCGACCTGGTAGCGCTGGTCCGGCGCGCCGTTGAACACACCGTGCACGACGCGGGCAGCGCCCCTGCCCTGCACCGATTGCAGCGTCGGTGCGGCCTGGCCGAGGTTGGCCAATGGCTGGCAGTCGGCCTGGCCTGCGGCGCTGCAGATGCGTGCACGCTTGGATGGGTCGGTGTCCACGCCACGGCCGCGTGATCCTTCGAACGTGGCATGTTCGAGCCCCGGCACACCGAACACGATCGCGCCGCGTGCCTGACCGGGCGCACATGCACCACCGGCTTCGCAGCGTTCGATGCGCAGGCCATTGCCGGCCAGCCGGTTGGCGGTGAAGCGGTTCGGTGCACTGATCGGTTGCGGACGCACGGCGATGCCGATGCCATTGCCGGTGATGGTGTTGCCATCGACCACGTTGCCGGTACCGGTGATGCTCAGGCCGATCGAGTTGCCGGTGAACGTGTTGGCGGCGATGTAGTTGCGGTTGCCCCAGTTGATCTGCAGGCCGTCGGAGTAATCGACGAAGCGGTTACGCACCACGCTGTTGTCGTTGCCCCACAGGATTTCGATGCCCTGCGAAGGTTCCGGATTGGCGTCGGTGGACTGGAACAGATTGTCGGCGACCAGGTTCCAGGCCGCGCCGCGGGTGAGCTCCAGGCCATCGCCGTTGTCCAGGAACACGTTGCGCACGATCCGGTTGTGCACGGTGGTGGTGGGCGTGGATTGGCCCGTGCCATCATCGCCGGTGAGCATGATGCCGGCGCCGCCCTTGTTGGCGACGATGCGGTTGTCATGGATCTCGCTGTGACTGGCGCGGTTGATCAGCACGCCGATGCAGAAGTTGCGGATCTCCAGCCCGGCCAGCTCCACGCCCTGCGTATCGCGCAGCACCAGTCCCGGCAGCGTGGTGGTGCGCACGTTGGTGCCCGACTGACCCGGCTCGGCACCCGGGCACGCGTCAGTGCCGGTGCCGGTGACATAGGCCGAACCATCGATGGCCACGTGCACGCCCTCGCGTCCCCACGGCATGCCGATGATCTGCACCGGCCCGATGATCTCCGGCAACGGCGACGCCGGGCGGATCACGTAGGGCGCCTGGCCGACCGCTTCGATCTCGATGCGATGACGGCCGGGAGCCTGGTTGGCGGTGGTGATCGCCCAACGCAGCGAACCCGGCGCCGCATCGTCGGCATAGCGGTCCACGCGCAGCACCTGCAGCGCCTCGCGCGGCGGTTCGGCCTGGTAGGCCAGCGCCAGCGATGGCAGCACGGCAAGCAGGAACAGGGAAACGGCAGACAGACGACGGCGCATGCGAACTCCGCACAGGTGGAAGGAATCCCGGCGGTCTTCCCCTGCACCTGGCTTCAGCACCGCTTCGGCACTGCCCTCGCCCCGCCAGGGGTGGATCGCTTGGAACGAGGATGAAAGTAGTTTTATCGCACTGCACCATTCAAGTGCGTTTATCGACTATGTGTGCGATTACCGAACTGAACGGGTAGTACCATCGTCTTACAGAAGAGCACTCCACCGCGCTCCTCAGGAACTGCAGGACAACATCGAACAGCCTGCCTTGTGATCCGCCCACGCTGGGCGTTTGCCGGCGTAATGCTCCAGCCCGGCACGTTCGGTGCAGGGATCACGCAGGACCTCCTGCAGCGCCCGCACACCGCCCAGATCGCCCTGCTCGGCACGCTCGATCGCTTCCTGGGCCAGCCAGTTTCGCAGCACGTACAGGGGATTGGCGCGGGTCATCCGCGTCATCCGCTCCGATACCGACAAGGGATCGGCACGCAACCGCGCGGCATAGTCGCCCAGCCACTGCAGCAGCGACGCATGGACGGCGGCCTGGCGCGCAGGGTCGTAATACACGCCGTCCAGCACAGCGGCATCCGGACGCGTCACATCGAAGCGGATCAGCGCCCGGTAGGCCAGGGTCATGTCCATCGCTCCGTCCTGCATCAGTCCTTGCCAACGCTGGTGCAGTTGCAGGTCGTCCTCGCCCGCCGCGGACAGACCGAGTTTGGCGGCGACGTCGCGTCGCGTGCAGGCGGCCAACGTGACCTGGAAGGTGTCCAATCCCGCCTGCAGCGGCTGCACGTCCGCGAACAGCGGTGCCACCGCCTGCGCCAGCCGGGTGAGGTTCCAGAACACCACCTGTGGCTGGGTGCCGAACCGGTAGCGCCGCCCCTGTGCGTCGGTGGTATTGGGCGTCCACTCCGGGTCGAAATCCTCCACCCAGCCATACGGGCCGTAGTCGATGGTGAGCCCGAGCACCGACATGTTGTCGGTGTTCATCACGCCATGCACGAAGCCCACGCGCATCCAGTGCGCGACCATTTCCGCGCTGCGGGTGCACACCGCGCCGAACCATGCGCCCAACAGCGCATCGCCACTGCCCTGCAGCTCGGGGAAATCACGGGCGATGCACGCGTCGACCATCCGCTTCAGCAACACCACATCGCCGCGCGAAGCGGGAAGTTCGAAGCTGCCAAAGCGCAGGAATGAAGGCGCCACGCGGCATACGATGGCGCCAGGCTCGGCCTTTGCATGGCCGTCGTAGAACATGTCGCGCACCACACCTTCGCCGGTGCCGACCAGCGACAGCGCGCGCGTGGTCGGCACGCCCAGATGGTGCATCGCCTCGCTGCACAGGAACTCCCGTATCGACGACCGCAGCACGGCGCGACCGTCGGCCCCGCGCGAGTAGGGCGTCGGCCCTGCGCCCTTCAGCTGCAACTCCCAGTGGCGTCCGTCGGCAGCGACCAGTTCACCCAGCGAGATCGCCCGTCCATCGCCCAGTTGCCCCGCCCAATGGCCGAACTGATGGCCGCCGTAGTTGGCGGCCCACGGCTGCATGCCGGCCAACAAGGCGTTGCCGCCGAACACCTCCGCGAACTCACTGCTTTCAACGAACGCAGCCGGCAGACCGAGCAGCGCGGCGACCTCCGGCCAGACGGCCAGGGTGCCCGGCGCGGCGACCGGGGTGGGCATGACCGCCGACCACGCGGCCCCGATCACCTCACGGCGGCGTGGCCCCTGCTCTGGATCCCCCGGCAGGGTGGCGATAAGGCGGTTGTCGAAGTGCGGCGATTGCGTATCCATGCCGACTACATGGGGATGCCCGCGCGAGGCGGCAAGTCGCTTCCTCAGCGGCCGTCCAGCGCCTTCAGGCTGCCGCCACGCGCCACGGCGTGCTGGTAGCCCGGACGCTGC from Stenotrophomonas sp. 169 includes the following:
- the aroD gene encoding type I 3-dehydroquinate dehydratase produces the protein MRFFSCLVTPMRALTPLLLTVACATSITAVQAAPPAVAPLQIGTLRIGEGMPKTIVPITGATAEQALQQAAVIAASASTDIAEWRIDYLDIATDGTALLALGKRIEQALAGKPLIVTFRTQAEGGSKAIRDADYGALYATLLRGGFVQMLDVEMFRDPQVVQSLVSAAHQAGAKVVMSSHDFHGTPPREEIVARLLRQQAMGADVLKIAVMPRDAGDVLALLDATWQVRQQSDRPLLTMAMGGTGVVSRLAGETFGQAMTFGMIGTSSAPGQVDVEQLQSVLQVIHASSQAGR
- a CDS encoding carbohydrate porin codes for the protein MTSTSSCLRTTATVAALLMPMLASAQSANAYSGQTLTGDWGGTRSELAARGITFRGDYVGEAMGVVDGGYGETGARYAQQVRVGMDLDMGKLAGWDGGMLHVTLNDRRGRSTSVDFVGNRFPIQEAYGGQYTRLTELSYDQKFADDQSYFKLGYYAMGNQFGLHSLLTHFVNAAFCAHPLAMSGNSGWYNYPVARWGGEIAQQVSPALNVRTGWFQVNPNLGGNIERNAFRPFASGTTGSLFPVELTWTPGKGGNHPGVYKFGGYYDTSRVPRRGLEPTATTGRHGGYVLAEQRLTREAGDPERGLTAFAQYMVSDTDTAQIRRWYAVGGVYQGIGSRAQDSIALGYVGADINRRLIDDRRATLVEAGVPGDSSLYHLSQAEELFELSYSVQVNPWLMIRPDVQYIVNPGTFAYTRTDNAWALGVQAKVTF
- a CDS encoding right-handed parallel beta-helix repeat-containing protein, encoding MRRRLSAVSLFLLAVLPSLALAYQAEPPREALQVLRVDRYADDAAPGSLRWAITTANQAPGRHRIEIEAVGQAPYVIRPASPLPEIIGPVQIIGMPWGREGVHVAIDGSAYVTGTGTDACPGAEPGQSGTNVRTTTLPGLVLRDTQGVELAGLEIRNFCIGVLINRASHSEIHDNRIVANKGGAGIMLTGDDGTGQSTPTTTVHNRIVRNVFLDNGDGLELTRGAAWNLVADNLFQSTDANPEPSQGIEILWGNDNSVVRNRFVDYSDGLQINWGNRNYIAANTFTGNSIGLSITGTGNVVDGNTITGNGIGIAVRPQPISAPNRFTANRLAGNGLRIERCEAGGACAPGQARGAIVFGVPGLEHATFEGSRGRGVDTDPSKRARICSAAGQADCQPLANLGQAAPTLQSVQGRGAARVVHGVFNGAPDQRYQVELFGNAAKGSSEAERVLGTVQAITDAQGQGRFEVPLADAADGAGLATVTATVTSALGATSPLSAPLALR
- a CDS encoding YdiU family protein, whose translation is MDTQSPHFDNRLIATLPGDPEQGPRRREVIGAAWSAVMPTPVAAPGTLAVWPEVAALLGLPAAFVESSEFAEVFGGNALLAGMQPWAANYGGHQFGHWAGQLGDGRAISLGELVAADGRHWELQLKGAGPTPYSRGADGRAVLRSSIREFLCSEAMHHLGVPTTRALSLVGTGEGVVRDMFYDGHAKAEPGAIVCRVAPSFLRFGSFELPASRGDVVLLKRMVDACIARDFPELQGSGDALLGAWFGAVCTRSAEMVAHWMRVGFVHGVMNTDNMSVLGLTIDYGPYGWVEDFDPEWTPNTTDAQGRRYRFGTQPQVVFWNLTRLAQAVAPLFADVQPLQAGLDTFQVTLAACTRRDVAAKLGLSAAGEDDLQLHQRWQGLMQDGAMDMTLAYRALIRFDVTRPDAAVLDGVYYDPARQAAVHASLLQWLGDYAARLRADPLSVSERMTRMTRANPLYVLRNWLAQEAIERAEQGDLGGVRALQEVLRDPCTERAGLEHYAGKRPAWADHKAGCSMLSCSS